A region from the Mercenaria mercenaria strain notata chromosome 7, MADL_Memer_1, whole genome shotgun sequence genome encodes:
- the LOC123553785 gene encoding fibropellin-1-like isoform X2, which translates to MILITAYSGGTMQFYTTTTEQFQSCTVNNNETVPSFNISTTACQIPMEMLNTGSNLFICDDPNNSEMTCEKGCRLNVTVKENECQNNASQSICSGNGRCTSALNETTFTCNCFDGFIGETCGIIYTYPNISSECADTYCRNGGTCVTETSAKLAFNVSTWKCECPPNVTGEYCETILSQCKSSPCVNGVCVEHAEGFQCYCVPGFHGRNCELEYNECLSNPCLNGGTCIDRVDKYECSCTSEYRGVTCQDKVDLCKPNPCRMNSTCTTIHDSFQCTCPHSYTGKLCNEKMKSCSSSPCKNHGTCIDFENGYQCMCPVTFAGLHCEYMMDVFAPPMEGAELSGKAHKHNMYIVAGTLGSMVLIVISVAIACYCKIYETYKQLMWKRLRYHRQRSNSCPDLESCNEPNYIGKHRLSADAIWEATSLCHENAAFEHSSNHQTFTSMQI; encoded by the exons TATAACAGCATACAGTGGAGGAACTATGCAGTTTTATACAACAACTACAGAACAGTTTCAGTCTTGTACGGTCAACAACAACGAAACAGTTCCATCTTTCAACATTTCTACAACTGCTTGCCAAATACCAATGGAAATGTTGAACACTGGATCTAATCTTTTTATCT GCGATGATCCAAATAATTCAGAAATGACCTGTGAAAAAGGTTGTCGTTTGAATGTAACAGTTAAAGAGAATGAATGTCAGAACAATGCATCACAGAGCATCTGTAGTGGAAATGGTCGATGCACTTCGGCGTTAAACGAG ACAACGTTTACTTGCAACTGTTTTGACGGTTTTATTGGAGAGACCTGTGGGATAATATACACATATCCTAATATTTCATCTGAGTGCGCAGACACGTATTGTAGAAACGGCGGGACATGTGTCACGGAAACATCTGCAAAATTGGCATTTAACG TTTCAACATGGAAATGCGAATGCCCTCCTAATGTTACTGGGGAATATTGTGAGACAATTTTGAGTCAATGTAAGTCCAGTCCTTGTGTGAACGGTGTTTGTGTGGAGCATGCGGAAGGATTTCAGTGCTACTGTGTCCCTG GTTTCCATGGCCGAAACTGTGAACTAGAGTACAACGAATGTTTGAGCAATCCGTGTTTAAACGGAGGTACATGTATCGACAGAGTGGACAAATATGAATGTAGTTGTACATCTGAGTATAGAGGAGTCACGTGTCAAGACAAG GTTGATCTTTGTAAGCCGAATCCTTGCCGTATGAATTCTACATGTACTACAATACATGATTCATTCCAGTGTACATGCCCACACAGTTACACAG GGAAGCTCTGTAATGAAAAGATGAAGTCATGTTCTTCTAGTCCGTGTAAGAATCATGGTACCTGTATCGACTTTGAAAATGGTTACCAGTGTATGTGTCCAGTTACTTTTGCGGGACTACATTGCGAGTATATGA TGGACGTGTTTGCTCCGCCGATGGAAGGGGCGGAACTATCAGGGAAGGCGCATAAACACAATATGTATATTGTTGCTGGAACTCTGGGAAGCATGGTACTTATAGTGATATCTGTAGCTATTGCCTGCTACTGTAAAATTTACGAGACGTATAAACAACTAATGTGGAAACGTTTACGGTATCACCGGCAACGATCAAACTCCTG CCCGGACTTGGAATCATGCAACGAACCAAACTATATCGGTAAACATCGTCTGAGTGCTGATGCTATTTGGGAGGCAACCAGTCTATGTCACGAGAACGCAGCGTTTGAACATTCCAGTAACCACCAGACATTCACATCAATGCAGATATGA